The sequence below is a genomic window from Granulicatella elegans.
ACCGCAATTGTGTCTTCCTTACGATTGGATACATTAATTGCATCCATTTTTCATATTTCTAGACAGCGCTCGAAGGAATTGGTAGAGAGTAATAAAGTAAAAGTTAACTGGGCAGAAGAAATTCGTCCTGATTTTATGATTGAATTACTTGATATTATTTCCATAAGAGGGTATGGTAGAATACAGATAAACAATATAGAGGGACGGACAAAAAAGGATAAAATAAAACTTGAAATAGGTCTGCTCGAGAAAAATAAATAAGAGGAGTTGGAATTATGTTAACACCAATCGAAATTCATAATAAGGAATTTCCTACAAAATTTAAAGGTTATGATCCTGAAGAAGTAAACGATTATTTAGATGAAGTCATTCGTACGGTTGAACAATTAATTCGCGAAAATAAAGATTTAGAAAAACGTGTAAAATTTAATGAAGAAAAAGTTTCTTACTTTAATTCTATTCAAGAAACATTAAATAAATCAATCATTGTAGCGCAAGAAGCTGCTGATCGTTTGAAGGAAAATGCTCGTAAAGATGCAGAAATCATTATTTTTGAAGCTGAAAAAGAAGCAGAGAGATTATTAAAAGAAGCAGCTGAAAAAGGAACAGAAATTAATCGTGAAACAGATGTATTGAAGAAAGAAACACGTATGTTCCGTCAAAGATTACAAATTATGGTGGAATCTCAATTAGAAATGATTAAAAATGAAGAGTGGGATTTATTATTAAATAGCCATTCTAAAATTGAAGTATCAGCACCATCGATTGATACAATTTTAGCAGGTCGTGCTAAGAAAAATGAACAATTAATTACTCCAGAAGTAACTCCTTCATGTACTCCAAATTTTGAAGAAACGAATCCAAACAAACAGGAAATCGTTCTTCCAACGGATGAAGTGATTACTGCAGGTAAATTTCAATAATCAAAAAGAGGCTGGGCAAAAAGTCTCAAAAATAGAAGAAAGCACTATAAAATTCTGAAACAGGATTTTATAGTGCTTTTTAGTCTTATAAATTAAACATAGGAGTCTACCTCTGTTATAATAAGTTTGAATGAAATAAAATAAGAAAGGGTGACTCCTATGTACAAAAATTATACCACACCAACAGATACTTTAGAACTAAATTTTACATTAACCGTCCCTAAAAACCACATTGCTCAATTTATTAATCAGTTTGTAGATTCTATTCCAGATTCTATTATCTTTCCTAATACAACATCAAAAATGGGTAGACCTGCTCATCATCCTCGTATGTTATTAAAAATGATTCTCTTCGCTTATACTCGTTCTACGTATAGTGGTAGAAAAATTGTTCAATTAAATGAAGAAAATATTCCGATGCAGTGGCTTTCTCAACAAACTTATGTCTGTTACCATGTTATTAATAATTTTAGAAGTAATGAACAGTTTTCCTCTATCATTAAAAACATTTTCGTATACTTTACTTTATTACTCCAACACTATCATATTATTGATTCAGATAGTTTATTTATTGATGGTACAAAAGTTCAAGCAGATGCCAATCGTTATTCATTTGTATGGCGTAAAGCTATTGAAAGATATGATGAAGCTTTAAATGAAAAAATTAGTACATTATATGATCAATTAATTCAAAATCAAGTGAATATTGCTTTATCAGAAGAAGAAAAAATTACTGAATATGGTGTTCATGCCATGATTGAAGCTACTAATAACTCTCTAGAACAGTTAGAAGAACTCATTGAAGAAGAACCTAAACATATTGTTGGTGGTTCTAAAAACAAACAGAAAAAACGCTTGTTAAATTCTTTTAAACGTCAACTTGAAAAAGATTTTCTGCCTCGTAAAGAAAAATATACGATAGCTAAGGAAACATTTGATAACCGGAATAGTTATTCTAAAACAGATAACGATGCTACTTTTATGTGTATGAAAGAAGATGCCATGAAAAATCGAGAATTAAAACCTGGCTATAATCTTCAAATCGCAACGAATCATCAATATGTTTTAGGTTTTGATGTATTTCCTAATCCTACAGATATGCGTACTCTTAAACCATTTTTAAATTCATTTAAACTATTAGACAAATTTTCTATTATTATTGCGGATGCTGGATACGGTAGTGAAGAAAACTATCAATTGATTCTTGAAGAGTATGAAAAGACACCTTTGATTCCTTACACAATGTACGAAAAAGAACAAACGAAGAAATTTAAAAATGATCCATCTAATAGACAAAATTGGTATTACAATGAAGAGGAAGATTATTATATTGATCATTTAGGTGTAAAATTTAGTTTTAAATATTATTCAACAAGAAACGATAAGAATGGATTTACTCGTAGATTTAAAGTGTATGAGACAGATTCAATTCAAGAAACAGAAGCATTGGATGAATTAGCGAAAACTCCTACTGGACAACAACGTCAAATCCGTGTAAACCAAGTTTGGGAATCTTATAAAGAAACGATTAAAGAAGCGTTACATAGTGACCGTGGAAGTAGTATATATGCTCAACGAAAAATTGAAGTTGAGCCAGTTTTCGGTCAAATGAAGCGCAATTTTGGCATGCGCAGAACTCATGTTAGAGGTAAAAATGCAGTTCATAATAACATTGGTCTGCTCTTTTTAGGGATGAATTTGCAGAGATTAAGGAAATATATCTTAAATAATATGAATCAAGGGTGGTTTATCCCCCTTGATTTTACTGAATTTATTAAAAAGCACGTCCTAATTTTGATTTCAGTCAAAATCGGGACGTGCTTTCTTCTATTTTTGAGACTTTTTGCCCAGCCTCTTTTTTTGTATGTTTTTTCCAAATGGAATGTAAACGAAATAGAGAGTCCACTGTAAAAATGGCTAATGCGATCATTCCAGCAACTGCAATGGTACTAGATAAATAATATTGCGCCTTGATAGAATCCCCTGTTAAAAAGGCATAAGCTGTACGATACATTCCTGCTCCAGGTACTAATGGGAAAAATCCTGGAATGAAAAATACTGTTACGGGCGCTTTAAAAAATCTAGCTGCTATGTGAGAAAGGAAGGCTATAGAGAGTCCACTATAATAGGTGGATAATTCCATACCGGCACTATCTAAAAAGATTAAATAAATCCACCAACCAATTCCACCAATAAGAGCAGTATATTTGATTAATCGTTTTGGTGCTTCAAATACAATACTACTAAAATAAACCGCAATAACTGAGCTAATGACTTGAAACATCATAATGGATTGACACCTCCTCCAATCAATAGACCAATGGCTACCGCAATGGAAATAGAAAGAGCAGTAACGGCAGCTTCAACAGCGCGTGCAGTTCCTGAGTTATAATCGCCACGTAGTGTATCTCGAATGGCATTCGTAATAGCTGTACCTGGCACTGCTGGCATAATTGATCCGATAATTGGAATCCCTATATGAATATTAGGAAATATCGTTTCTTGTAAATAACAAATAATAATGACCATTGGAATAATAGAAACTAAGTTGGTAATAAACATACCTAGTCCTAATTTTGCATCTAATTTATAAACTAATGGAAGTACGATAGCTGCAATTCCCGCAACAAACATTTCTAATAAAGTGGCTCCATAAAGGGCAGCGTAACACCCACACATAATGACTAGACCAACATTTTTCAACCATGATGGATAGTCTGATTCTTTTAAATTTTGAATTTTTTCATAAGCAGTATTAATATCAATTTCTCCACTAACTAATTGACGTGAAATGCTATTGACTTTATAAATTCGATTTAAGTTTGTATCTCGATTTGGAACACGACGGATTTCAGTAATACAATCAATACAGTCATCGTCTAATGTTGCAAAAATTCCTGTAGCATTCGCAAAGGCTTCGCAAGTTGCAAAATGAGAAGTGGATAAAATATAATTCATCGTTTCTTCTACACGATAACTTTCTGCATTGCATTCTAACATAATTTGACCTGCAAGCATGGCAGTATCCATCAATTTTTTAGCGTATTCTCGCATGATGAATCTCCTTTAAGACTTAATAAGTTTAGTATACCATAACTTTATGAGGTGTAAATAAGTCTTTCTTTTCAACTGTGTCAATCATTAGACTATAACAGATGTGAATTTTTGAAGAATATTCTCTTAATCTTCTACTTAGTACTGTTTTTTAAAAGGATTTTGTTGTATCATAGTGATAGAAAATAATTGGAGGGATAGTTGTGGAACTATTTGAAGAATTGTCAGGAAAAATTAAAGGGAAAGGCTTAAAAGTTGTTTTCCCTGAAGGAAGTGAACCTCGTATTTTGGGTGCTATTGTACGTTTGAAAGCAGATGAATTATGTGAACCGATTTTATTAGGGAATAAATCTGAAATTGAAGAAGTTGCTCAAAAACGTGGGTTTAGTTTGAACGGAATTACGATTATTAATCCAGAAACGTATGAAAACTTTGAAGCAGTAGTGGAAAGTTTTGTAGAACGTCGTAAAGGAAAAGCAACTCCAGAAGCTGCTCGTGAATTATTAAAAGATGTTACTTATTTTGGTACAATGATGGTATATATGGGCTTAGCAGATGGTTTAGTATCTGGTGCAGTTCACTCTACTGGAGACACTGTACGTCCAGCGTTACAAATTATTAAAACGAAGCCTGGTGTATCTCGTACTAGTGGTGCATTTATTATGATTAATAGTGATAAATCTAAGAAATATTTATTCTCAGACTGTGCTATTAATATTAATCCTAATGCTCAAGAATTAGCTGAAATCGCTGTTGAATCTGCTAAAACTGCAGAAGTATTTGGGATTGAACCTAATGTTGCTTTATTAAGTTTTTCAACGAAAGGTTCTGCAAAATCTGAGGAAGCTTTAAAAGTAGTAGAAGCTGCTCGTATTGCAAAAGAATTAGCACCAAACTATAACATTGATGGAGAGTTACAATTTGATGCTGCATTAGTACCAAGTGTTGGTAAGCAAAAAGCTCCAGATTCACCAGTTGCAGGGGAAGCTACTGTATTTGTATTCCCTGAAATTCAATCAGGAAATATTGGTTACAAAATTGCGCAACGTTTTGGTAACTTTGAAGCGATTGGACCAATCTTACAAGGATTAAACAAACCGATTTCTGATTTGTCTCGTGGATGTAACGAAGAAGACGTTTATAAATTAGCAATCATTACAGCAAACCAAGCTTTAATGGAAGCTTAATCTGAAAAATAACGAAAGCATGGAATTATCGTTCCATGCTTTTTTTGACGTAAACCAAAACCCTTGTTTATACTTTTCAAATGTAGCACGGACGCAAGTAGCTTCGCTTTGCGAATCTCATGGCTAAAATTTGAGCCTAGGGTCTCAAATTTTCCGGTAGCAGAATCTGGCACGCCAGTTTCTGTTACTGCTGCTACGGGAAAAGTCTGAACTAGAGTTTCTGTCATATTTATTTCGTTTATACATTCTGTTATTGAAAGAACGTCAAAATCATAAAAAAGCAAGAAGCAAAAATATTTTATGTAGTGAAAGTAATGGAAGCCAAGGCTGGCTTCCATTACCGGTAAAAATCGAGATCAAGGCTCGATTTTTAGCCAAGAGACCCGCAGGGGCTACTGGCGACCACACAAACAGAAAAATTTTTGCTTCTTGCTTTTAGTACGCGTAGGCTATCAATGCAAATTTTTATAAAAATATGGTACACTGAAAATAACATTGTGAAGAATTGAGGAGCCTATCGTGAAACAAAAATTATTACTAGTAGATGGCAGCAGCTTAGCCTTTCGTGCCTTCTATTCCATCTTAGATTTAAACCGATTCAAAAACCAAAACGGATTACATACAAACGCATTGTATTCATTCCACCGAATGTTCAAAACAATCTTAGAACAAGAAAAACCTACCCACGTATTAGTAGCTTGGGACGCAGGAAAAACAACCTTCCGTACAGAAATGTATGCAGAATACAAAGGCGGCAGAGCAAAAGCACCATCAGAATTCAAAGAACAAATGCCATACTTCAACGTCTTATTAGACGCATGGGGAATTCCACATTATCGCTTAAACCAATACGAAGCCGACGATATTATCGGAACATTAGCCCACCAAGCATCAAAAGAAGGCTTTGAAGTAGTCGTCTTATCCGGAGACAAAGACTTAATTCAATTAGCGACTCCAGAAATTACCGTTAAAATAACAACAAAAGGAGTAAGCGAATTAGTCGAATACACTCCAGCATTTATCAATGAAAAATTTGGACTAACACCAGAACAAATTATCGACATGAAAGGATTAATGGGCGACTCATCAGATAATTACCCTGGCGTAACAAAAGTGGGTGAAAAAACCGCTATTAAATTACTCCAAGAATATGGTAGTGTTGAAGGGATTTATGAACACATCGAAGAAATGAAAAAAAGTAAGCTAAAAGACAATTTAATTCAAGACAAAGAATTAGCCTTTTTAAGTAAAACATTAGCAAGAATCGATATTAACTCCCCATTAGAAATTACCGTAGCAGATACCCTTCGAAAAGAAGAAAATGTCGAAGAACTAATAGCCTTTTATAAAGAAATGAATTTCCAGTCATTCTACAAAGATTTACTCAATAAAAAAGGTGCACAAGTCGTTGAGGAAGAAACTATTGAAATTCAAAAAGTTCAATGGATTGAAACTATTACGAAAAAAGAATTGCAAGATGCAACTACAGTTCATTTTGAAACGTTTGATCATAACTATCATGTTGCGCCAGTCTTGGCAGTCGCATTCGGAAATGAAAAACAAGTGTATGTCACTTCTATTGAATCCGCTGTTCAGTCTGAAGCGTTCAAGCAATGGTTAGCGGATGAAACAATTGAGAAATGTATGTTTGATACGAAAGCAATGAAAGTATTCGCAAACCGTTTTGGTCTAACAGTAGCAGGGGCAACATACGATGTTTCTCTATTAGCATACTTAGTGGATGCCAATGAAATCGTCAATGAAATTTATGATGTAGCGAAACGATTCGGCATTTCATTATTGAAGACAGATGAAGAAGTATATGGAAAAGGCGTTAAAATAAAAGTTCCAGAAGAAAAAGAATTATTTTGGAATCATTTGGCCGCTAAAATTTATGTACTAGCAACTTCTCCAAAACGTTTATTAAAACAATTGGAGGAAAATGAACAAATTCATTTATATTGGGAAATGGAATTACCATTGAGTGATATTTTAGCTCGTATGGAAATTGAAGGAATTCGAGTCAATCAAAATCGATTAATTGAAATGGGCGAACAGTTTGAAGCACGTCTTACAGAAATCGAACAAACAATTTATGAATTTGCCGGAGAAGAATTTAATATTAATTCTCCAAAACAATTAGCCGTGATTTTGTTTGAAAAAATGAAATTACCCGTTATTAAGAAAACAAAAACAGGTTATTCAACAGCGGTTGATGTATTAGAAAAATTAGCGAATCAATCTCCAATAGTTGAGTCTCTATTAGAATATCGTCAATTAAAAAAATTAACAACTACTTATATCGATGGTTTACAAACATATATCAGAGAAGATGGAAAAATTCATACGCGTTTCGTACAAAACTTAACGCAAACAGGACGTTTAAGTTCTCAAGATCCTAACTTACAAAATATTCCAATTCGTACTGAAGAAGGGCGACAAGTTCGTTCAGCGTTTTTACCAAGTAAAGCAGATTGGAAGATTTTATCAAGCGACTATTCTCAAATTGAATTACGTGTATTAGCGCATATGGCAAATGATGTTCATATGATTGAAGCGTTTAAAAATAATATTGATATTCACACGAATACAGCGATGCGTGTATTTGGCATTCAAAATCCTGAAGAAGTGACAAGTAGTATGAGAAGACAGGCGAAGGCTGTTAACTTTGGAATTGTGTATGGAATTAGTGATTATGGACTCTCTCAAAATCTGAATATTCCACGTAAAAAAGCAAAAGAATTTATTGATCGCTATTTAGAAGAATTCAAAGGCGTCAAAGAATATATGGAAACTATTGTAGCGGAAGCACGTCAAAAAGATTATGTGGAGACATTATTCTATCGCCGTCGCTATTTACCAGAAATACATGCAAGTAATTTTAATATTCGTTCATTTGCAGAAAGAACGGCGATGAATTCACCGATTCAAGGAACTGCTGCGGATATTTTAAAAGTAGCCATGATTGAGTTAGATAGAGAGTTGCAAGAACGAAAATTCCAAGCAAAATTATTATTACAAGTACACGATGAATTGATTTTTGAAGTACCAGAAGAAGAAGTGGAAAGTTTACAAAGCTTAGTAGAAGAAGTCATGGAAAATGCGGTAAGTTTGTCCGTGCCATTAAAAGCGGATAGTAATATTGGGAATAACTGGTATGAAGCAAAATAGGTTGATGATTTAGTAGAAAGGGAAAAGAATGAAGTATAAAAGAATTGTTTTCAAAGTAGGAACAAGTTCATTAACGAATCCGGATGGAAGTTTGTCACGTGCAAAAGTGAAAGCTATTACGCAACAACTAGCTACTTTACATGAAGAAGGACATGAATTAATTTTAGTATCTTCTGGGGCGATTGCTGCAGGATTCTCGTCTTTAGGATTTAAAAAACGTCCTACAAAAATTGCAGATAAACAAGCTTCTGCT
It includes:
- a CDS encoding IS1182 family transposase, which produces MYKNYTTPTDTLELNFTLTVPKNHIAQFINQFVDSIPDSIIFPNTTSKMGRPAHHPRMLLKMILFAYTRSTYSGRKIVQLNEENIPMQWLSQQTYVCYHVINNFRSNEQFSSIIKNIFVYFTLLLQHYHIIDSDSLFIDGTKVQADANRYSFVWRKAIERYDEALNEKISTLYDQLIQNQVNIALSEEEKITEYGVHAMIEATNNSLEQLEELIEEEPKHIVGGSKNKQKKRLLNSFKRQLEKDFLPRKEKYTIAKETFDNRNSYSKTDNDATFMCMKEDAMKNRELKPGYNLQIATNHQYVLGFDVFPNPTDMRTLKPFLNSFKLLDKFSIIIADAGYGSEENYQLILEEYEKTPLIPYTMYEKEQTKKFKNDPSNRQNWYYNEEEDYYIDHLGVKFSFKYYSTRNDKNGFTRRFKVYETDSIQETEALDELAKTPTGQQRQIRVNQVWESYKETIKEALHSDRGSSIYAQRKIEVEPVFGQMKRNFGMRRTHVRGKNAVHNNIGLLFLGMNLQRLRKYILNNMNQGWFIPLDFTEFIKKHVLILISVKIGTCFLLFLRLFAQPLFLYVFSKWNVNEIESPL
- a CDS encoding DivIVA domain-containing protein produces the protein MLTPIEIHNKEFPTKFKGYDPEEVNDYLDEVIRTVEQLIRENKDLEKRVKFNEEKVSYFNSIQETLNKSIIVAQEAADRLKENARKDAEIIIFEAEKEAERLLKEAAEKGTEINRETDVLKKETRMFRQRLQIMVESQLEMIKNEEWDLLLNSHSKIEVSAPSIDTILAGRAKKNEQLITPEVTPSCTPNFEETNPNKQEIVLPTDEVITAGKFQ
- a CDS encoding threonine/serine exporter family protein; amino-acid sequence: MMFQVISSVIAVYFSSIVFEAPKRLIKYTALIGGIGWWIYLIFLDSAGMELSTYYSGLSIAFLSHIAARFFKAPVTVFFIPGFFPLVPGAGMYRTAYAFLTGDSIKAQYYLSSTIAVAGMIALAIFTVDSLFRLHSIWKKHTKKEAGQKVSKIEESTSRF
- the polA gene encoding DNA polymerase I is translated as MVKQKLLLVDGSSLAFRAFYSILDLNRFKNQNGLHTNALYSFHRMFKTILEQEKPTHVLVAWDAGKTTFRTEMYAEYKGGRAKAPSEFKEQMPYFNVLLDAWGIPHYRLNQYEADDIIGTLAHQASKEGFEVVVLSGDKDLIQLATPEITVKITTKGVSELVEYTPAFINEKFGLTPEQIIDMKGLMGDSSDNYPGVTKVGEKTAIKLLQEYGSVEGIYEHIEEMKKSKLKDNLIQDKELAFLSKTLARIDINSPLEITVADTLRKEENVEELIAFYKEMNFQSFYKDLLNKKGAQVVEEETIEIQKVQWIETITKKELQDATTVHFETFDHNYHVAPVLAVAFGNEKQVYVTSIESAVQSEAFKQWLADETIEKCMFDTKAMKVFANRFGLTVAGATYDVSLLAYLVDANEIVNEIYDVAKRFGISLLKTDEEVYGKGVKIKVPEEKELFWNHLAAKIYVLATSPKRLLKQLEENEQIHLYWEMELPLSDILARMEIEGIRVNQNRLIEMGEQFEARLTEIEQTIYEFAGEEFNINSPKQLAVILFEKMKLPVIKKTKTGYSTAVDVLEKLANQSPIVESLLEYRQLKKLTTTYIDGLQTYIREDGKIHTRFVQNLTQTGRLSSQDPNLQNIPIRTEEGRQVRSAFLPSKADWKILSSDYSQIELRVLAHMANDVHMIEAFKNNIDIHTNTAMRVFGIQNPEEVTSSMRRQAKAVNFGIVYGISDYGLSQNLNIPRKKAKEFIDRYLEEFKGVKEYMETIVAEARQKDYVETLFYRRRYLPEIHASNFNIRSFAERTAMNSPIQGTAADILKVAMIELDRELQERKFQAKLLLQVHDELIFEVPEEEVESLQSLVEEVMENAVSLSVPLKADSNIGNNWYEAK
- a CDS encoding threonine/serine ThrE exporter family protein, encoding MREYAKKLMDTAMLAGQIMLECNAESYRVEETMNYILSTSHFATCEAFANATGIFATLDDDCIDCITEIRRVPNRDTNLNRIYKVNSISRQLVSGEIDINTAYEKIQNLKESDYPSWLKNVGLVIMCGCYAALYGATLLEMFVAGIAAIVLPLVYKLDAKLGLGMFITNLVSIIPMVIIICYLQETIFPNIHIGIPIIGSIMPAVPGTAITNAIRDTLRGDYNSGTARAVEAAVTALSISIAVAIGLLIGGGVNPL
- the pta gene encoding phosphate acetyltransferase, with product MELFEELSGKIKGKGLKVVFPEGSEPRILGAIVRLKADELCEPILLGNKSEIEEVAQKRGFSLNGITIINPETYENFEAVVESFVERRKGKATPEAARELLKDVTYFGTMMVYMGLADGLVSGAVHSTGDTVRPALQIIKTKPGVSRTSGAFIMINSDKSKKYLFSDCAININPNAQELAEIAVESAKTAEVFGIEPNVALLSFSTKGSAKSEEALKVVEAARIAKELAPNYNIDGELQFDAALVPSVGKQKAPDSPVAGEATVFVFPEIQSGNIGYKIAQRFGNFEAIGPILQGLNKPISDLSRGCNEEDVYKLAIITANQALMEA